The following nucleotide sequence is from Mucilaginibacter sp. cycad4.
AGACCATCAGGGGCATAACTATTTTATGGTGCAGTGCTGATATGGAAAAAGTCGAAATCGACATAACCACCCGTTAACATGGTTGCATAGTTGAACAGGCCGAATCGATATCCCATAAAATGGGGAATTGTATAAGCCATCTGCAACGGCGTACCAATAGGTTCCCATTTGTGCCCGTCGAAACTATAAAAAAAGTAGGCTTTATCTGTCCGGTTAGTAAAATCGCAGCTTGCCTTAAGATAGACTGCAGGCAGCTTTAAAGGTATACGGGTTGTTTCTGTGGCCGATCCGGATTGCGCGTTATACATGACAAGCCATTTGGAGCCATGATCTGATTTAACACCGACGAAGCCATACTTTTGTTGTAGTAAAGCCAAACCTGCAAAGTCTCCATCATTCATTTTGGAAACATCAATTAAAGTTGTTCCTGAACATTGGGGGCCAATGGTGCGTTGCGTTAACGTGTTACGTGCCGATAGGAATGTGCTGTCCAGTCGCCCGGTGGTTAATCTCAAATAACCGGGCCGCTTTTTTAACGACCATAACTGATCATCCGGGTTGTGGTTCCATTGCCACACCAAAGGCAGCATTGGCTCCCCGTTTTTACGGCTAAATTCATCCGGGGATACAATACCCGGCATCAGGCTTTTATTTGCAGGTAAGTCCAGCGTATCAGGCGCTTTGTGATCAACACCCAATACAGGCCATCCATCTGTCCAGGTAACCGGTACCAGGTACGGCACCCGGCCAACGGCGCCAAAATCACGAAATAAATACGCATACCAATCGCCCTTCGGGGTATTGATAAGCCCGCCCTGGGCCACGCCTTTATCCTGAAGCCCTACCTGGCCTTCGTAAGGTCCGGTCAGCTTGTCGGCCCGGTGGATTAAAACGGTACGCATTCCGCTTTTAGGCCAGCTGATATTGAAAAGGTAATATTTGCCGTTAATTTTGAACAGTTGCGAGCCTTCGGCAGGCAAACCAATATTGGGACCGGCAACGGCGCTGGCATTTTCGATCAGGATTTGCGGTTTTTTATCAGGATTGACGCCAGACAGGTCATCATTCAGTTCGGCCAGCATGATCCTGCCGCTCCCGTAAATCATATAAGCTTTGCCGTCATCGTCGAAAAAAAGTGAGTGGTCATGTAATGCCGGTTTAAAGGACATTTCTTTCCATGGGCCTTTTTCGATGTTCTTTGTGCTGTAGATATATGTCTTGTTGGTAGTGCCCGAAAATGTTGAAACGTAAAAAGTACCGTTATGATAACGTAAGCTGCTTGCCCATGAGCCCCGGCCATATGCGCTTGCTCCGTTTGCCAGGTTAAGGGCATCTCCACTGTCAAGTGTATTATATGCGTAACTTACAATGCGCCAGTTTACCAGGTCTTTCGATTTCATGATAGGCAGCCCGGGACTAAGATGCATGGTGGTGCTGCTTGCATAATAGGTATCGCCAACCCTGATCATCGATACATCCGGAACGTCTGCATAGATAATGGGGTTTTGTGCTGTTTGCGCGTTTAAAGGCATAACTGCCAGTCGCCATAAAAGGCAGGTAACTGCCAGTTTAAGAAATGCGATGTTTTTTGTTTTCATTCAAGTTTATGTTAAAAGTTAACCACAGCCCAATATGCCTTTTTTCGCTGAAGTTTTTCATCAAACAGGAGAGGGTAGGCTTTGATAACTTTGCGGCTTGTGCCCTCGGTGGCAGCTGCGCCGCCGGCAATACCGCCACCACGGAAATCAAGCCAGCTGTACCGGTCTGATACATTCCAAAAAGTAACCCCGGTTATTACTTTTTTGTATTTCCTGAAGATCTCAAAGATCGCCTTATACCTTTCGGCTTGTTGGGCGGCCATGGTTTCAGTATATGCGGAATCCGGCACCGTTTGATCGCCTGCTTTATGCGGCGGGCCGGTACGTACGGTAACATCCAATTCGGTGATCTGCAGCTTTAATCCAAGCGCTGCATACTTATCCATAGCTTCAGTTATTTGTTGCAAACTGGGGTCAGTTAATTTCCAGTGGCCCTGCAGGCCTACTCCGGTGACAGGTACGCCCGCATCTTTAAGGCTCCTGAGCAATTTGCAGATCTTATCCCGCTTGGATGGAACTTCACTATTGTAATCGTTGTAAAAAAGCTGGGCGTCTGGGTCTGCTTCATGGGCGTATTCAAACGCTTTGGCAATAAAATCCTCGCCGCAGATCTGGTACCATAACGAGTTACGCAGGTAGTTATCGGGCTTATCATCAATGGCTTCGTTAACTACGTCCCACGCATAGATCTTACCTTTAAAATGATTGACTACTGTGGTGATATGATCTTTAAGCCGTTTCAGTAACACATCTTTACTTACCTGTTTGCCCGTGCTGTCTTTAAACATCCATGCAGGTGCCTGGGCATGCCAAAGCAAATTGTGGCCCCTGATTTTCATGTGGTGCTCTTGCGCGAATGCTACGATGGCGTCGGCGTTTTTCCAGTTATATTCATTTTCGCGCGGATGAATGGGACCCATTTTCATATCGTTTTCCGGCGTAACACTGTTAAACTCCTTTGCAATTAGTTCTGCTTGAGGCCCGCTAAGTGCAGCCGTGTTTATTGCAACACCGATAGGAAAATATTTTCGGTAATAATCTTTCAAACCTTTATCCGGCTTGTATAGCGAATGGGTAACCCGATTTTCTCCTGTCCCAGGATGTAATGCCTGCCGGCTTGTGAACGACATAAAAGCAGCAGAGCTCATCAGCAATAACGGAAATACAAAAGATATCAAAGTTTTAAGTTTCATTTTAGTAAGGAACAGTTTGACTAATGTAATCGGATTTATTTAAAGCTTATCCAGTCAATGTTGGCAGCCGTACCGCTTTTTAATACGATTACCAAGTCGGCAATTTTTGGAGGAGGCGAAGTGAGAGGGAGTTGCGTAACCTGCCAATCGCTTCCTTTGCCAATCTTCGCTGTCGCCAGTAATTGTCCGGTGGTATTGCCAAGCCGCACCTCTATAGTTGCCGGGCCTTCCGCGTTAGCCATAACCTGCAATTCTTTAAATTTTTTGCCATTGAAGTCAACACGATTGTAACGAACCCAGCTATCGGTATTGTTGAACGTAGTCTTCCATCCGTCAAATCTTTTTGCGGTATCAAGAAAAGAGATTTTAACGGTACTGTCCTTATCGCTGTACCTGTCAATCTGTATTTTTTCTGAGGCTTTGGTTATTCCCACGCCACGCAGGGTTGGGATAACTTTCCTGATTGTTCCGTCGGCATTGAAAAACAGGCTGTCGCATCTTATCGACCTGTTTTTATCAAAGTTAGGTGACAGGTCATCGTTGTGGTAAAACAGGTACCATTGATTTTTAAACCGGATGATAGACTGGTGATTGGTCCAGCAACCGGAAGCCGACTCATCCATAATCACGCCTGCAAATTTAAAAGGCCCCATCGGATTATTTCCGGTAGCATATTCCAGCCTTTCAGTTTTATTTGCCACATGCGGATAGGTCAAATAATAAACGCCTTGACGTTCAAACAGGTAGGGGCCTTCCTTTAGCCCTTTATCCGGCAGCTCAGTTAAAATTACCGGTTCTGAAGCAAGTTCGAGCATGTTTTCCTTAAGCTTTGCGGCATACAGGTTACCCTGCGCCCAATACAGGTATGCCTGCCCGTCTTTATCGATAAACACATTTGGATCAATGCCGTGTACCCCTTTTATAGGTTCTTGGCGTGGGGTAAACGGGCCGTAAGGTTTATCGGCTACCGCTACACCTATGGTAAAGCCCCGGCCGTTTTCGCTGCCTTTTGCGGTTGTAGGAAAATACATATAATATTTGCCGTTGCGGAAAATGCAGTCGGGAGCCCACATGCTGTACGAAGCCGGGTCGGCCCAGGGCACTGTGGTTTGGCTGATGATCATGCCATGATCAGTCCAATCGGTGAGGTTGGCTGATGAAAAAACATGGTAATTTTCCATGCAGAACCAACCAGGGCGGCCATGGCCGGGTGTTGCCTTAATATCATGCGATGGATAAACGTAGACCCTGTCGCCAAAAACGCGGGCCGATGGATCGGCCGTAAACTGGTCTCTGATCAATGGATTTTGTGCCACGGATCGCCCGGCAAAGCTCAGTACTGATCCGAATAGCAATAGCCAGAACTTAATATTTTTCATGAAACGAATGTATTGATCTGATTTTTGATCGTTAATTATTTAAATAGGATGGGGGCAAATTTGTAAAGATCATTTCGCCAAACAGGCCAGGTATGGCCTCCCGGGTACTCGTAATAGGTATGTTTTATCTTCATCTCGTCCAGCTTACCCAGCATAACCTGGCAATTTTTATAAGCAATATCCTCCTTGCCGCCCATGGCTATCCAAAATGCTTTCAGGTTGCTGTTGATTTTGGCGGCATTTTTCTTCATAAAGTCATACTGTGTACCAGCGATGGTATTTTGTACAGGTAAAATCCACCCCGAGCTGAATACGCCAAGGTAACTGAACGTATCGGTATTGTAGATGCCGGTATATAAAGTATTAAGTCCGCCCATGGAAAGCCCGGCCAGGGCACGGCCTTGCGCGGTGCGGTCAACCCGGTAGTTCTTTTCTATAAAGGGGATAATGCATTGTTTTATTTCACTTGCAAAGGTTTTGAGGCCGGCTTCACCAAAACCCCCGCCGAAATTGGCATCGGGCATTACCACCAGCATGGGCTTGGCTTGCCTGGCTGCAATCAGGTTATCCATGATCATATCGGTTTTGCCCTGGGTTGCCCAGCCGGTTTCATCCTCACCGCCGCCATGTAGTATATACAACGCAGGATATTTAACCTGGCTTGCATCATAACCCGGCGGGGTATAAATAAATAGCCTTCGCCATGATTTAGTTACGGTTGAAAAATAAGTTTTGATACGGATATCGCCGTGCGGAACGTTTTTAACAGCATAATAGCCGCCTCCGTCAAATGGTATTTCTATGCCGCTTGCCATACGTCCCATGCCGTAAAAGGTTTGGCTGGCAGGATCAGTTGTAGCCACACCATCTATAATCAACGAATAATAATGGAAGCCTTCGCCAATTGAATCTGTTGTGGCTGTCCAATAGCCGGCAGTGTCTTTCACCATATCATATTTTTTGCCAAGGTCAACCTGCACCTTTTGTGCATCCGGTGCCTTAAAGCGGAAAATCACCCGGTGGTCGGGCTGGATAAAGGGATATTTTGAGCCTCTGATATTGGTAGATGCAGGGCCGCCCTTGATCATCGCATTATATCTATCGATATCAACAGGTTTGAACAGGAACTGCGAGAACAGGTAAAGGTCATTTTTCCAAACCTTAAAGTCATGTATCCCCGGCTCGACACTAAAGATATGCGGTACGTTTTTTTGTTCCAGGTAGTCGTGGGTACGTTTACTGAATGACATTAAGCCGTCATGATCGCCGCAGGAGATCCAGAGCAATTTAAGTTTACTTTTCGCGGCATCGGGATCAGGTACAAGTTCTTCCGGTTTTTTGGTATTAGGTGCCGATGAAAAGCCTCCAACCCAGGCAAATTTATCCAGGTTTCCCAGTCCAAAATTAAGTGACTGACCGCCGCCCATTGATAATCCGGCCAGCGCCCGGTGTTCGCGATCGGTATAATCAGGATACTTTTTTTGGATAAATGGGATCAGGTCATCCAGCAAGTCATGCTCAAAAGTTGCAAATGCGGCTACTTTATCCGGAGCCATTATATTGCCGGTGGCGCGGTCATCCTTCATTGCGCGGCCATTGGGCAACACCACAATCATTGGTTCCAGTTTTTTATCGGCATACAAGTTATCCAATATCACCTGGGGCTTGCCCTGGTTAAGCCATTCAAATTCATCGCCACCAATGCCATGAAGGAGGTAAAGAACAGGATATGTTTTTTTTGCAGTATACCCGGGCGGCAGGTATACTACCGCGCGGCGTTTGGAGCCAACTGTTTTTGAATCATAGGTGACGGTGTCTAATTTTCCGTGTGCTATCCCAGCGCGGTAAGTGTCGAAGCCGGCAGGTGAATGTTTAAGAGCCGGCTGTGAAAGGGCCAGTAGGGCAGGCAAAATGCCAATGACGGTGAGGTAGGCTATCTTCTTCATAATTCTGTTGTCAGTTAATCCGCTAAACTGATTGTCTTTCGGATTAAAGAGGCTAAAGCGGGTTAAATTGTGTTAGTTTTTGCTCGTTTGAGGAATACCCGAAAGTAGGGCAAGCACTTTGCTGTGGTTAACACAAATCATGATAATGATAGCACGAATGTTTAAGGCCAAAAAAATAACTAATAAACCAGGTTGGCGAAAATAAATGGGCGAAAGGTAAATGTAGCGGCTGTTTGCTGTTGATTGATGGAACTTTTGGTTAAGTTATTGATTGTGAGTTTGTTTTGAAGGTTTATGAATTCCCGGATAGTGGTTTACCTGCATTGATTGTAACAATCATATAGCTTTTTTACCGCAGAGGAGTGTAGATACATTCGTGGTATCAAAATATTGGATTGTGGTAGCAAACCAGCTTTTGTACGGATACTTTCGTACGGTCCGTAATCGGTATGCCCGATCATAAACTTCTATAATCAATATTATAAACCATGCAATTAAAAATTTACTCACCAAAGCCGGTTATGGTGGCGATGGCATTGATCCTTTGCCTGTTATCTATCCATGTCATGGCTCAAAAACTAAAATTAAACAAGCTGGGCTATTTCGAAACGCCCGGCGTAAACGTACTGGTATTCAGTAACCAATACAACGGAATTTTTCAGGACGAGAAAACGGCCGGTGTTGAACTGATACACCACGGCGTTCGTACCATTACCGGCGGCGCGGTACGCCTGCAAAATACGCCCGAGCAGTGGGACCTGGTGCCCACGCTGGTAAACCGCACGGTTGATAGCGTTAATCATCGTATTGACGTAACCATGCGTTATGAAGGCTACGATTTTGATTCAAAGATCAGCGTAACACCTAAGGGCAACGGTGTTGAGCTGAATTTGTATCTGGATAAACCGGTGCCGGAAAAATTAGCGGGCAAGGCAGGGTTTAATCTTGAGATCATACCATCAGCCTATTTTGAAAAAACATTTTTGATTGATGGAAAACCAGGCGAATTTCCGCTGTATCCGGCGGGTTTGACAAAAATGCTTCCATCAAGCCAAAAAATCCCGCAGTTTGCCGGTCATACCACATTTGACGATCGCGGCCGTAATGAATTTATCGATCCGGCACCGCTTGCTACCGGTAAAACGCTGTTAATGGCACCTGAAGATCCCGAGCGCACCATTAAAATTCAATCCTTGGATGCAGACCTTAAGTTGTTTGACGGCCGGAGCCTTGCACAAAACGGATGGTTTATCGTCCGCAGTTTGTTGCCGGCCGGTAAAACGGGTAAGGTGTTAACATGGTATATTGAGCCTAACGCCGTTCCTGGTTGGAAGCGTGCGCCGGTAATAGAGTTTTCGCAGGTAGGTTATCGCCCGGATCAGCAAAAGACCGCCGTAATAGAGCTGGATAAAAATGATACACCATTAAAAACCGCGACGCTTTTTGAGGTAACACCCGATGGGAAATACCTTGAGCGGCTTAAATCAGCTGCACAGCACTGGGGGCAATTTACCCGTTACAATTATTTGAAATTTGATTTCAGCAGTGTAAAAAAGGCCGGATTATATGTGATAGCCTATGGCGACCAAAAAACCAATGCATTCCCCATAAATGCAAATATTTATGAAAATATAGGGCATCCCACAATGGATGTTTGGTTTCCGGTTCAGATGGATCACATGATGGTTAACGAAGCCTACCGTGTATGGCACGGTGCGCCTTTCCTTGACGATGCCTTGCAGGCACCTCCAAACCACCAGCACTTTGACACTTACCAGATGGGGCCAACTACTGATACCAAATATAAACCGCTTGAACGGATCCCCGGGCTTAACGTTGGCGGCTGGTTTGATGCCGGCGACTTTGACATTGAAACGCCATCGCACTGCAGCGTTGTATTGAGTTTTGTTGAAGCCTGGGAGAATTTTAAAATCGATCGCGACGAAACATATGTAGATTACCCAACACGGTACGTAGATATACACCGCCCCGATGGTAAGCCTGATCTTTTGCAGCAAATAGAACACGGCACGCTTAACCTGGTGGCGCAGGTGGTGAACATTGGCCATCCGGCGCGCGGAATCATAGTGCCGAATCTGCACCAGTACCATCACCTCGGGGACGCCGTTAACGAAACAGATAACCTGCCTTATAACGCCTCGCTGAAGCCCTACCAAACCGACGGTAAATCAAGCGGTACCATGGATGACCGGTGGGCGTTCACCACAAGGAACATAGCATTGGATTACCAGACAGCTGCTGCACTTGCTGCTGCCAGCAGGGCGCTTAAAGGATATAATGATACCCTGGCCTTAAAAAGCCTCCAATGTGCCCAAAGACTTTGGCATGAAGACGATAGCCTGAAAATGCACATGGACTCGGCAGCCCGGGCACGTAACAGGTTCCTTGCAGGTAACGAAATGCTTGCCGCTCTTCAATTGTATATCACAACCAAAGATCAGCTGTATGCCGATCATTTCAAAAAATTGATCATGCCGATGCTTGATCGTTTTCCGGGCTTTGTGATGATAAATGCGCTGCACGCTTACCCTTATATGGATAAAGATTACCAGGATAAAATAGCGGGCTACATGCAAAAATACAAAGCCACGTGCGATGAGTATGATAAACAGAACCCTTATGGTGTACCCGTTACACCGGGCGGATGGGGCGGTAGCGGACAGGTTATTAACTACGCCATTACCAACTATTACGCAAATAAGTATTTCCCTAATATAATCGGCCCCGAATATGTTTACAAAGGGTTGAATTATATCTTTGGGTGCCATCCTTATTCAAACCTTTCCTTTGTATCATCAGTAGGTGTACGTTCAAAAAAAGTAACCTATGGTAATAACCGGGCCGATTTCAGGTTTATTGCCGGTGGGGTTGTGCCTGGTATACTGCTGCTCAAACCTGATTTTCCGGAAAACAAGGAAGACTGGCCGTTTTTCTGGGGGGAGAATGAAGTAACAATTGCCGGCTGTGCTCAGTACATTGTTTTGTCAGGAGCCGCTAATCAGTTAGGTCTGCATAATTAACTAAGTTAAAGGAGCATTATTTCAAATTTTAGCAATCACTTTCCCGACTTCGAATCAATGAAGTCGGGGAGGTGGATCTAGGTAAACTGTTCATTACAGAGAAGCCCTGTCAGCATTTTGCCGGCAGGGCTTCTCTGTGTATTACTTATGTGTTTGGGGGATAGGTACTTTCTTTAAACAAAAGCGGTGCGAGT
It contains:
- a CDS encoding glycoside hydrolase 43 family protein, whose amino-acid sequence is MKTKNIAFLKLAVTCLLWRLAVMPLNAQTAQNPIIYADVPDVSMIRVGDTYYASSTTMHLSPGLPIMKSKDLVNWRIVSYAYNTLDSGDALNLANGASAYGRGSWASSLRYHNGTFYVSTFSGTTNKTYIYSTKNIEKGPWKEMSFKPALHDHSLFFDDDGKAYMIYGSGRIMLAELNDDLSGVNPDKKPQILIENASAVAGPNIGLPAEGSQLFKINGKYYLFNISWPKSGMRTVLIHRADKLTGPYEGQVGLQDKGVAQGGLINTPKGDWYAYLFRDFGAVGRVPYLVPVTWTDGWPVLGVDHKAPDTLDLPANKSLMPGIVSPDEFSRKNGEPMLPLVWQWNHNPDDQLWSLKKRPGYLRLTTGRLDSTFLSARNTLTQRTIGPQCSGTTLIDVSKMNDGDFAGLALLQQKYGFVGVKSDHGSKWLVMYNAQSGSATETTRIPLKLPAVYLKASCDFTNRTDKAYFFYSFDGHKWEPIGTPLQMAYTIPHFMGYRFGLFNYATMLTGGYVDFDFFHISTAP
- a CDS encoding endo-1,4-beta-xylanase, giving the protein MKLKTLISFVFPLLLMSSAAFMSFTSRQALHPGTGENRVTHSLYKPDKGLKDYYRKYFPIGVAINTAALSGPQAELIAKEFNSVTPENDMKMGPIHPRENEYNWKNADAIVAFAQEHHMKIRGHNLLWHAQAPAWMFKDSTGKQVSKDVLLKRLKDHITTVVNHFKGKIYAWDVVNEAIDDKPDNYLRNSLWYQICGEDFIAKAFEYAHEADPDAQLFYNDYNSEVPSKRDKICKLLRSLKDAGVPVTGVGLQGHWKLTDPSLQQITEAMDKYAALGLKLQITELDVTVRTGPPHKAGDQTVPDSAYTETMAAQQAERYKAIFEIFRKYKKVITGVTFWNVSDRYSWLDFRGGGIAGGAAATEGTSRKVIKAYPLLFDEKLQRKKAYWAVVNF
- a CDS encoding family 43 glycosylhydrolase, which encodes MKNIKFWLLLFGSVLSFAGRSVAQNPLIRDQFTADPSARVFGDRVYVYPSHDIKATPGHGRPGWFCMENYHVFSSANLTDWTDHGMIISQTTVPWADPASYSMWAPDCIFRNGKYYMYFPTTAKGSENGRGFTIGVAVADKPYGPFTPRQEPIKGVHGIDPNVFIDKDGQAYLYWAQGNLYAAKLKENMLELASEPVILTELPDKGLKEGPYLFERQGVYYLTYPHVANKTERLEYATGNNPMGPFKFAGVIMDESASGCWTNHQSIIRFKNQWYLFYHNDDLSPNFDKNRSIRCDSLFFNADGTIRKVIPTLRGVGITKASEKIQIDRYSDKDSTVKISFLDTAKRFDGWKTTFNNTDSWVRYNRVDFNGKKFKELQVMANAEGPATIEVRLGNTTGQLLATAKIGKGSDWQVTQLPLTSPPPKIADLVIVLKSGTAANIDWISFK
- a CDS encoding alpha/beta hydrolase-fold protein, which codes for MKKIAYLTVIGILPALLALSQPALKHSPAGFDTYRAGIAHGKLDTVTYDSKTVGSKRRAVVYLPPGYTAKKTYPVLYLLHGIGGDEFEWLNQGKPQVILDNLYADKKLEPMIVVLPNGRAMKDDRATGNIMAPDKVAAFATFEHDLLDDLIPFIQKKYPDYTDREHRALAGLSMGGGQSLNFGLGNLDKFAWVGGFSSAPNTKKPEELVPDPDAAKSKLKLLWISCGDHDGLMSFSKRTHDYLEQKNVPHIFSVEPGIHDFKVWKNDLYLFSQFLFKPVDIDRYNAMIKGGPASTNIRGSKYPFIQPDHRVIFRFKAPDAQKVQVDLGKKYDMVKDTAGYWTATTDSIGEGFHYYSLIIDGVATTDPASQTFYGMGRMASGIEIPFDGGGYYAVKNVPHGDIRIKTYFSTVTKSWRRLFIYTPPGYDASQVKYPALYILHGGGEDETGWATQGKTDMIMDNLIAARQAKPMLVVMPDANFGGGFGEAGLKTFASEIKQCIIPFIEKNYRVDRTAQGRALAGLSMGGLNTLYTGIYNTDTFSYLGVFSSGWILPVQNTIAGTQYDFMKKNAAKINSNLKAFWIAMGGKEDIAYKNCQVMLGKLDEMKIKHTYYEYPGGHTWPVWRNDLYKFAPILFK
- a CDS encoding glycoside hydrolase family 9 protein produces the protein MQLKIYSPKPVMVAMALILCLLSIHVMAQKLKLNKLGYFETPGVNVLVFSNQYNGIFQDEKTAGVELIHHGVRTITGGAVRLQNTPEQWDLVPTLVNRTVDSVNHRIDVTMRYEGYDFDSKISVTPKGNGVELNLYLDKPVPEKLAGKAGFNLEIIPSAYFEKTFLIDGKPGEFPLYPAGLTKMLPSSQKIPQFAGHTTFDDRGRNEFIDPAPLATGKTLLMAPEDPERTIKIQSLDADLKLFDGRSLAQNGWFIVRSLLPAGKTGKVLTWYIEPNAVPGWKRAPVIEFSQVGYRPDQQKTAVIELDKNDTPLKTATLFEVTPDGKYLERLKSAAQHWGQFTRYNYLKFDFSSVKKAGLYVIAYGDQKTNAFPINANIYENIGHPTMDVWFPVQMDHMMVNEAYRVWHGAPFLDDALQAPPNHQHFDTYQMGPTTDTKYKPLERIPGLNVGGWFDAGDFDIETPSHCSVVLSFVEAWENFKIDRDETYVDYPTRYVDIHRPDGKPDLLQQIEHGTLNLVAQVVNIGHPARGIIVPNLHQYHHLGDAVNETDNLPYNASLKPYQTDGKSSGTMDDRWAFTTRNIALDYQTAAALAAASRALKGYNDTLALKSLQCAQRLWHEDDSLKMHMDSAARARNRFLAGNEMLAALQLYITTKDQLYADHFKKLIMPMLDRFPGFVMINALHAYPYMDKDYQDKIAGYMQKYKATCDEYDKQNPYGVPVTPGGWGGSGQVINYAITNYYANKYFPNIIGPEYVYKGLNYIFGCHPYSNLSFVSSVGVRSKKVTYGNNRADFRFIAGGVVPGILLLKPDFPENKEDWPFFWGENEVTIAGCAQYIVLSGAANQLGLHN